Proteins found in one candidate division WOR-3 bacterium genomic segment:
- a CDS encoding acyl-CoA dehydrogenase family protein, translated as MDFTFSEDAELIRTTLHEFVRRDLLPLEPKFLNARGKEEREEIKRSATAKLKEMGLYSAGVPEEFGGGGLGLIETCIIAEELSTTVIPIEWGDFTPLLYECSDSQRSDYLLPVVAGEKTYAIAFREPKHFAHQNEMTTTAQLESDRYILNGIKELSRADFDFCLVFARTPAGTSCFIVERDLPNTEIILQTEPPQLILNRCAVTIDKILGKPGMAMSLGQKWFGLGRITRSAAILGVCRRILETTALYARDWKSMNEPIISRKEIQRTLASMSGNLEALRWLVYYTAWLASTNAHIQFDSMLLKLQAQNVLKAMVTDAIRIHGGTIPPLEHWLVKASGEGEAFDMLCLAVSHEVIARYIK; from the coding sequence ATGGACTTTACCTTTTCTGAGGATGCCGAGCTGATTCGCACCACCCTCCACGAGTTTGTCCGCCGTGACCTTTTGCCTCTGGAACCAAAATTTCTAAACGCCAGGGGTAAAGAGGAGAGGGAGGAAATCAAAAGGAGCGCAACGGCAAAACTAAAGGAGATGGGACTTTACAGCGCCGGGGTGCCGGAAGAGTTTGGTGGCGGTGGTCTTGGACTTATTGAAACCTGCATTATTGCTGAAGAACTGTCAACTACCGTCATACCAATTGAATGGGGTGATTTCACACCTCTCCTCTATGAATGCTCTGACAGCCAAAGGTCTGATTACCTTTTACCAGTGGTGGCGGGTGAAAAAACCTACGCCATCGCCTTTCGCGAACCAAAACATTTTGCCCATCAGAACGAGATGACAACAACTGCCCAATTGGAATCGGACCGCTATATACTCAACGGCATCAAAGAGCTCTCCAGAGCCGATTTTGACTTCTGCCTTGTATTTGCCCGGACTCCTGCGGGTACCTCCTGCTTTATCGTTGAGCGCGACCTCCCCAACACCGAGATCATCCTACAAACAGAACCACCTCAGCTTATCCTCAACCGCTGTGCTGTTACCATTGACAAAATCTTAGGCAAACCGGGCATGGCAATGTCACTGGGTCAGAAATGGTTTGGACTTGGTCGTATTACCCGCAGTGCCGCCATTCTTGGTGTCTGTCGGCGCATCCTGGAAACGACCGCGCTTTATGCCCGAGACTGGAAATCAATGAATGAACCGATCATCTCCCGCAAGGAGATTCAGCGCACCTTGGCATCAATGAGCGGCAATCTTGAAGCGCTACGCTGGCTGGTTTACTATACCGCCTGGCTCGCTTCTACAAATGCCCATATCCAGTTTGACTCAATGCTATTGAAACTTCAGGCACAGAATGTTCTCAAGGCAATGGTGACCGATGCCATTCGTATTCACGGGGGTACAATTCCCCCTCTTGAACACTGGCTGGTAAAGGCATCGGGTGAAGGCGAGGCGTTTGATATGCTCTGTCTGGCGGTCAGCCATGAGGTCATTGCCCGCTATATTAAATGA
- a CDS encoding FAD-binding protein — MSYPSPLQELITKVKETRERRLKETYPRLKPEEKEKLLKQFHPDYRAETFATLRVGPNAGDRTPKELAALLEADSSLDPNKLALESPDYTCDVLVIGGGGAGCAAALTADDHGARVIIATKLRLGDANTMMAQGGIQAADKENDSPAIHYLDVLGGGHFENVPELVEALVTDAPEAIQWLENLGVIFDKNPDGSMKTIHGGGTSRKRMHTCRDYTGAEIMRTLRDEVKSRDKIIVLEFCPAVELLTTPEGEVAGAVLLNLNLNSYLIVKAKNVIIATGGSGRLHYQGFPTSNHYGATGDGLVLAYRAGARLAFIDTMQYHPTGVAFPQQIVGQLVTEKVRSLGAQLVNIQGEQFIFPLETRDVVASAIIRECSENRGIKTPGGVDGVWLDTPMIEILRGQGTVKRELPAMVRQFARFGIEIDKEPILVFPTLHYQNGGVAIDPFCSTNVPFLFVAGEASGGVHGRNRLMGNSLLDTIVFGRRAGKAAAESAQKRPDHLNLTLNHLEKWRRLLKEKGVETKVFSPVLLPDYTRKKA; from the coding sequence ATGAGTTACCCATCACCGTTGCAGGAACTGATAACAAAGGTAAAGGAGACAAGGGAGCGGCGCTTAAAAGAAACCTATCCCCGGCTTAAGCCTGAGGAAAAGGAAAAACTCTTAAAACAGTTCCATCCCGATTATCGCGCGGAGACCTTTGCGACTTTGAGGGTTGGACCTAATGCCGGGGACAGAACACCCAAAGAGCTCGCCGCGCTCCTGGAGGCGGATAGTTCGCTTGACCCGAACAAACTTGCCTTAGAGTCACCCGATTACACCTGTGATGTCCTGGTTATCGGTGGTGGTGGTGCGGGCTGTGCCGCGGCTTTGACCGCTGATGACCACGGCGCCAGGGTTATCATCGCCACCAAGTTAAGGCTGGGCGATGCCAACACGATGATGGCACAGGGCGGAATTCAGGCAGCGGATAAGGAGAACGACTCACCAGCAATCCATTACCTTGATGTTTTAGGTGGCGGACATTTTGAGAATGTTCCGGAACTGGTGGAGGCGCTGGTAACCGATGCCCCAGAGGCAATCCAGTGGCTGGAAAACTTAGGTGTCATATTTGACAAAAACCCAGACGGCTCAATGAAGACCATCCATGGTGGTGGCACATCAAGGAAGAGGATGCATACCTGCCGGGACTATACCGGTGCAGAAATTATGCGCACCCTCAGAGATGAGGTCAAAAGCCGGGACAAAATCATCGTCCTGGAGTTCTGCCCGGCGGTTGAACTCTTGACCACCCCTGAAGGGGAGGTGGCTGGTGCGGTGCTCTTAAATCTCAACCTGAACAGCTATCTCATCGTTAAGGCAAAAAATGTTATCATCGCCACTGGTGGCTCAGGCAGACTTCACTACCAGGGCTTTCCAACCTCCAATCACTACGGCGCCACCGGTGACGGACTGGTTCTTGCCTACCGTGCGGGTGCGCGACTGGCATTCATTGATACCATGCAGTATCACCCGACAGGTGTCGCCTTTCCTCAGCAGATTGTCGGGCAATTAGTCACAGAAAAGGTTAGAAGCCTTGGTGCCCAACTGGTGAACATTCAGGGAGAGCAGTTTATCTTTCCGTTGGAAACAAGGGATGTGGTGGCATCCGCAATCATCCGGGAATGCTCAGAAAACCGCGGGATAAAGACACCAGGGGGCGTTGACGGCGTCTGGCTTGACACCCCGATGATTGAAATCCTGCGTGGACAAGGAACGGTTAAACGGGAACTACCAGCGATGGTGCGGCAGTTCGCCCGGTTCGGCATTGAAATTGACAAGGAGCCGATTTTGGTTTTCCCTACCCTCCATTACCAGAATGGCGGTGTTGCCATTGACCCGTTCTGCTCAACCAATGTCCCATTTTTGTTCGTGGCTGGTGAAGCATCGGGCGGGGTTCACGGACGGAACCGACTGATGGGGAACTCCCTCTTAGATACGATTGTGTTTGGTCGTCGGGCAGGAAAAGCTGCGGCAGAGTCTGCGCAAAAGCGCCCAGATCACCTCAACCTTACCCTCAATCACCTGGAAAAATGGCGCAGGTTATTAAAAGAAAAGGGGGTTGAGACGAAGGTGTTTTCACCTGTCCTTTTGCCTGATTACACCCGAAAGAAGGCGTAA
- a CDS encoding 4Fe-4S dicluster domain-containing protein — translation MKENLIDIYIMGEHHQVPDSLTILQAMEYAGYRLVRGVGCRGGFCGACATVYRTTGDYHLKFALACQTKVEPDMQLAMIPFFPAHRPRYRLSELKGTADEVLRIYPEMLRCYGCNTCTKSCPQDIDVLGYVSAIVRGDIPAVADISFDCIMCGLCVSRCPAELVKHHAALLCRRIYGRNLAPRSEHLQKRIAEIREGKFAHALAELKGLSKKELQERYAARDIEPEE, via the coding sequence ATGAAAGAAAACCTGATTGACATCTACATCATGGGTGAGCACCACCAGGTTCCAGATTCGCTCACCATCCTCCAGGCAATGGAATACGCCGGTTACCGGCTTGTCCGCGGTGTCGGCTGCCGCGGTGGGTTCTGCGGCGCCTGTGCTACCGTATATCGCACCACCGGCGACTATCATCTCAAATTTGCCCTTGCCTGCCAGACCAAGGTTGAACCCGATATGCAACTGGCGATGATTCCCTTTTTCCCGGCACATCGCCCCCGATACCGGCTTTCCGAACTCAAAGGAACGGCTGATGAGGTATTAAGAATCTATCCGGAGATGTTGCGCTGTTACGGCTGCAACACCTGCACCAAGTCCTGTCCCCAGGATATTGATGTGTTAGGTTATGTCTCCGCGATTGTCCGCGGGGACATCCCTGCAGTTGCGGACATCTCCTTTGACTGTATTATGTGCGGTCTGTGCGTCAGCCGCTGCCCGGCAGAACTGGTAAAGCACCATGCTGCGCTTCTGTGCCGGCGCATCTATGGCAGAAACCTTGCCCCCCGTTCCGAACATCTACAAAAACGGATCGCCGAGATAAGGGAGGGTAAATTTGCCCACGCGCTTGCCGAACTGAAAGGGCTGAGTAAAAAGGAGCTCCAGGAGCGCTATGCAGCAAGGGATATTGAACCAGAGGAGTAA